In Lachnospiraceae bacterium, one DNA window encodes the following:
- a CDS encoding extracellular solute-binding protein yields MKKKLVSVVLAAAVAAGTLAGCGGSSTKDSTQAASAGGETTEKSSSDENITLRFAWWGGDERNEATLKVIEQFEAAHPNITIEAEYGGSDGYHDKLATQLASGTAADIVQVDPEVFPTYVTTGDYFIDYKDYDMDLSNFDENYISLEINGRYDGKQLGLPTGISGSGMLVNKDLADAIGIDFTKPYTWDDMIEMGKKVRAYDDSMYLLCANKEYLVNMVVFNYGKQLLGKTFFDADAKTLNLTEDDLKTVYEYVKQLYDEEVVAPASYQASYTGDSLQSDTNWIAGKYVAAPTYISTIDVMVAANPEANYVMGQLPALDGAVEKGWASNTPQVIAITKTCEHPEAAVEFMNYFYNDDTALETLGATRSVPPTEKARKICSDKGILSEITMEGADIAAAMGGTPNDKISSSQESKTILFDSVETIGYGASTPEEAAADTINLLSGLEQ; encoded by the coding sequence ATGAAGAAAAAACTGGTGAGTGTAGTGTTGGCAGCTGCTGTGGCAGCAGGTACTTTGGCTGGATGTGGAGGTTCATCCACAAAGGATAGCACACAGGCCGCATCTGCTGGTGGGGAGACAACAGAAAAAAGCAGCTCTGATGAAAATATCACCCTTCGTTTTGCATGGTGGGGCGGTGATGAAAGAAACGAAGCAACATTAAAGGTGATCGAGCAGTTTGAAGCGGCTCATCCAAATATTACCATTGAAGCTGAATACGGCGGCAGCGATGGTTATCATGATAAACTGGCAACCCAGCTGGCATCTGGAACAGCGGCAGATATTGTGCAGGTAGATCCGGAAGTGTTCCCAACTTATGTGACTACAGGTGACTATTTCATTGATTATAAGGATTATGATATGGATCTTTCCAATTTTGATGAAAATTATATTTCCCTGGAGATCAATGGACGCTATGATGGAAAGCAGTTAGGTCTTCCAACTGGTATTTCCGGTTCTGGTATGCTGGTAAACAAGGATCTGGCAGATGCTATTGGTATTGATTTTACCAAGCCATATACATGGGATGATATGATCGAAATGGGCAAAAAAGTACGTGCATATGACGACAGCATGTATCTGCTTTGCGCAAACAAAGAGTATCTTGTGAACATGGTTGTATTTAACTATGGAAAACAGCTTCTTGGAAAGACTTTCTTTGATGCAGATGCAAAGACACTGAATTTAACAGAAGATGATCTTAAGACAGTATATGAATATGTAAAGCAGCTGTATGATGAAGAAGTAGTTGCACCGGCTTCCTATCAGGCATCTTATACAGGTGACAGCCTGCAGTCTGATACAAACTGGATCGCCGGTAAGTATGTAGCAGCGCCAACCTACATTTCAACCATTGATGTTATGGTGGCAGCTAATCCTGAAGCAAATTATGTAATGGGACAGCTTCCTGCATTAGACGGAGCTGTTGAAAAAGGCTGGGCATCCAATACTCCTCAGGTTATTGCGATCACAAAGACCTGCGAGCATCCGGAAGCAGCAGTAGAGTTTATGAATTACTTCTATAATGATGATACTGCATTAGAGACTTTAGGAGCGACCAGAAGCGTTCCTCCAACAGAAAAGGCAAGAAAGATCTGCTCTGACAAGGGAATTTTAAGTGAGATCACCATGGAAGGTGCTGATATTGCAGCAGCTATGGGCGGAACTCCAAATGATAAGATCTCATCTTCCCAGGAGTCAAAGACGATCCTCTTTGATTCAGTAGAGACCATTGGCTACGGAGCAAGCACACCAGAGGAAGCAGCAGCTGATACCATTAATTTGCTGTCAGGTCTGGAACAGTAA
- a CDS encoding carbohydrate ABC transporter permease, translated as MKQTKHRTATLVRDYLVIFVIGVILLYPIIWMFFASFKSNDEIFGSICLLPQNFSFKYFIEGWKGSGKVTYTTFFINTFLLVIPTTIFTVMSSALVAYGFARFQFPGKKILFVLLIAMLMLPNSVVIIPRYTLYNKFNWINTYMPFYAPALLCCNAFFPYMLIQFLRGLPKDLDESAYIDGCGTFKTFTHILLPLMKPSLFSAGLFQFLWTYNDYFNSLVFINSVKKFPISLALRMSLDAESVVQWGKVMAMAFVAVVPVILLFFAAQRYFVEGIATSGLKG; from the coding sequence ATGAAACAGACAAAACACAGAACTGCCACACTGGTTCGTGATTATTTGGTCATATTTGTGATCGGTGTCATACTGTTGTATCCGATCATCTGGATGTTCTTTGCATCTTTTAAATCAAATGATGAGATATTTGGTTCCATTTGTTTACTGCCTCAGAATTTCAGCTTTAAGTATTTTATTGAAGGCTGGAAGGGAAGCGGTAAGGTAACTTATACGACTTTTTTTATTAATACATTTTTACTGGTCATTCCCACTACCATATTTACGGTTATGTCCAGTGCCCTGGTTGCTTATGGCTTTGCAAGATTTCAGTTTCCGGGAAAGAAGATCCTTTTTGTACTGCTCATTGCCATGCTGATGCTGCCAAATTCTGTTGTTATCATTCCTCGTTATACTTTATACAATAAGTTTAACTGGATCAATACTTACATGCCATTTTATGCACCGGCATTGTTGTGCTGTAATGCGTTCTTCCCATATATGCTGATCCAGTTTTTAAGAGGACTTCCAAAGGATCTGGATGAATCTGCTTATATTGATGGCTGCGGAACCTTCAAGACCTTTACCCATATTTTACTGCCTCTGATGAAGCCATCATTATTCTCCGCAGGCCTGTTCCAGTTTTTATGGACCTACAATGATTACTTCAATTCTCTGGTATTTATCAACTCAGTAAAGAAGTTTCCTATCTCTCTGGCACTTCGCATGTCTCTGGATGCAGAGTCCGTTGTGCAGTGGGGAAAGGTAATGGCAATGGCGTTTGTTGCAGTAGTTCCTGTTATCCTGCTGTTCTTTGCCGCACAGAGATATTTTGTAGAAGGTATTGCTACCAGCGGTTTAAAGGGTTAA
- a CDS encoding sugar ABC transporter permease, translating into MNRKKTMKREYQAYLYILPWILGFVILQLYPFVSSFIYSFTDYTVGAKATFQGLANYKKLFTQDKEFWNSLKVTILFALYTVPGKLIMALAVAMFLNRDLKGINLIRTLYYIPSLFGGSVAVALLWRLMFLDNGVINAILTALHLPVIQRLGDTRYALRTICMLEIWQFGSSMVMFLAALKQVPRSLYEAAEIDGAGKVTRFFHITLPQISPIIFFNLINQTIQALQNFTSAQVITEGGPLKSTYVLGLKLYKEGFSYFKMGYASAISWVVFAAIMIFTLAIFASSKLWVHYADE; encoded by the coding sequence ATGAACAGGAAAAAAACGATGAAAAGGGAATATCAGGCGTATTTGTATATACTCCCCTGGATTTTAGGATTTGTTATCCTTCAGCTGTATCCGTTTGTTTCATCCTTTATTTATTCTTTTACAGATTATACCGTTGGTGCCAAAGCCACCTTTCAGGGACTTGCAAATTATAAGAAATTATTTACCCAGGACAAAGAATTCTGGAATTCCTTAAAAGTAACCATTCTGTTTGCTCTTTATACAGTGCCTGGAAAACTGATCATGGCTTTAGCAGTTGCCATGTTTTTAAACAGGGATTTAAAGGGAATCAACCTGATCCGCACTTTGTATTATATTCCGTCTTTGTTTGGAGGAAGCGTAGCAGTAGCACTGTTATGGAGATTAATGTTCCTGGATAATGGTGTGATCAACGCAATTTTAACAGCGCTTCATCTTCCTGTGATCCAGCGGTTAGGTGATACCCGTTATGCACTGCGGACTATCTGTATGTTGGAAATATGGCAGTTTGGTTCTTCTATGGTTATGTTTTTAGCAGCGTTGAAACAGGTTCCACGTTCTCTTTATGAAGCAGCAGAGATCGATGGTGCCGGAAAAGTAACCCGTTTCTTCCATATTACATTGCCTCAGATATCTCCGATCATTTTCTTTAATCTGATCAACCAGACGATCCAGGCACTGCAGAACTTTACCTCTGCCCAGGTCATCACAGAAGGCGGACCATTAAAGTCTACCTATGTATTGGGACTGAAATTATACAAAGAAGGTTTTTCTTATTTCAAAATGGGATATGCAAGTGCTATTTCATGGGTTGTATTTGCAGCTATTATGATCTTTACACTGGCGATCTTTGCATCTTCCAAGTTATGGGTACATTACGCTGATGAATAA